One Vitis vinifera cultivar Pinot Noir 40024 chromosome 8, ASM3070453v1 genomic window carries:
- the LOC100255580 gene encoding uncharacterized protein LOC100255580: MAETDMKEVLKPFHQRASEAEDRLSKLEAALSSTKDSGNEELLKMISDLQSKLQHAEAEQISEREKAQKDIQKLTVENAKLQYRVTHLVRALKEADCKLEAK; the protein is encoded by the exons ATGGCGGAAACTGATATGAAAGAGGTGTTGAAACCCTTCCACCAAAGAGCTTCTGAAGCTGAG GACCGCTTGTCAAAACTTGAAGCTGCTCTTTCCAGTACGAAAG ATTCTGGAAATGAGGAACTTTTGAAGATGATTAGTGACCTTCAATCAAAGCTACAACATGCAGAAGCTGAACAAATTTCAGAACGGGAAAAG GCTCAGAAAGATATTCAAAAGCTTACAGTGGAAAATGCTAAACTCCAGTATCGTGTAACCCATCTTGTCCGGGCATTGAAGGAGGCTGACTGCAAGTTGGAGGCCAAGTGA
- the LOC104880097 gene encoding uncharacterized protein LOC104880097 isoform X3 has protein sequence MDWDLWGPSCSQDVIEEDALNEKSCVQVLRVLISKADTEIEELEKDLVILQSELAWAENREWSEICSTSLREKINCLDISIQSLKNENERDINVHLLMRREPAERIHEIIKVLLRRYCLENDEQEQRPVIIIKQSSSDMQEHATNLSDEKKKLSDFDSNIINVGRKESSTTIIERFTIFNSSLKPHGTKENCAEMVKAANITIENSGTDTSNQESGCSSENKKFSNSCFKITKEEVQHSSTPTPDIVILESSLKPEGNRGEVDEKAEPSSIVVEDFSLDALEHSNNNSDEKGKQCKLNTKDDPTVTDDYKILISSLKSGGKRKNYQKVVKPTNVVENSNSDAVRCEIGLDGKKKSYKSISRSDVLTQTNSGGADVKPKISNFPLKTVQEKTVNGSKVAASNKIDSAKSSPRPDKKSMTVQEVVISDNEHSAVNSLSELQDQIKKDTTELHPEEEGKPQAEKIQKAKTLANDQESILCPSLKSPKPKAKRKIQSNQLSVQEAGLPPTEGGLNSSSASKVKRRRKFRISKDNVSLKELLDVKILKNLVLQNSCEDDEPDLTPDDSENSVLLSQKRSIKSLKLPILKELEDSTTYNKLSKLHTDTTDGAGKQDLLIINSCSIDDSHDETIKSLPCPTPRRLSLEKMKLVDLRAMAKQHNMTKYHKLRKDALVQQIAKQLG, from the exons ATGGATTGGGATCTCTGGGGTCCGTCATGTAGCCAAG ATGTCATAGAAGAAGATGCATTAAATGAGAAATCATGTGTACAAGTCCTGAGGGTATTGATATCAAAGGCAGATACTGAAATTGAAGAGCTGGAAAAAGATCTAGTAATCCTTCAAAGCGAACTAGCCTGGGCTGAAAACAGAGAATGGTCTGAAATATGCTCTACTTCTTTGAGAGAAAAGATCAATTGCCTTGATATTTCAATACAGAGtttaaagaatgaaaatgaacgTGATATTAATGTTCATTTACTAATGCGTAGAGAACCTGCTGAGAGAATTCATGAAATAATAAAGGTTCTACTCAGAAGATACTGCCTAGAGAATGATGAGCAG GAGCAGCGTCCAGTTATTATCATCAAACAGTCAAGCTCAGACATGCAGGAACATGCAACTAACCTTTCAGATGAGAAGAAAAAACTGAGCGACTTTGATTCAAATATCATTAATGTGGGGAGGAAAGAGTCAAGTACTACTATCATAGAACGATTTACAATCttcaattcatctttgaagCCTCAtggaacaaaagaaaattgtGCAGAAATGGTTAAG GCTGCAAATATTACCATAGAAAATTCCGGCACAGATACTTCTAATCAAGAATCTGGCTGCTCCAGTGAGAACAAGAAGTTTAGCAATTCTTGTTTCAAAATTACAAAAGAGGAAGTTCAACATAGTTCTACTCCCACTCCTGATATCGTAATCTTAGAATCGTCTTTGAAGCCAGAAGGCAACAGGGGAGAAGTAGATGAAAAGGCTGAG CCTTCAAGCATAGTTGTGGAAGATTTTAGTTTGGATGCTTTGGAGCATTCAAATAACAACTCTGATGAGAAGGGAAAACAGTGCAAGCTTAACACAAAAGACGATCCTACTGTTACAGATGATTATAAAATCTTAATTTCTTCTTTGAAGTCCGGAGGGAAGAGAAAAAATTATCAGAAAGTTGTTAAG CCTACAAATGTTGTGGAGAATTCCAATTCAGATGCTGTAAGATGCGAAATTGGCCTTGATGGGAAGAAAAAGTCATACAAATCTATTTCCAGATCAGATGTTTTGACGCAAACAAATAGTGGGGGCGCTGATGTAAAGCCGAAAATTAGCAACTTTCCTCTGAAAACTGTACAAGAAAAGACTGTCAATGGATCAAAGGTTGCTGCATCCAACAAGATCGATTCTGCAAAATCTTCTCCTAGGCCAGACAAGAAGAGTATGACAGTCCAAGAAGTAGTTATTAGTGATAATGAACACTCTGCTGTAAATTCACTTTCAGAACTGcaagatcaaataaaaaaagatactACCGAGCTGCATCCGGAGGAGGAAGGAAAACCACAAGCAGAGAAAATCCAGAAGGCTAAAACTCTTGCTAATGATCAAGAATCCATTTTGTGCCCATCCCTGAAGTCACCAAAACCAAAAGCCAAGAGGAAAATCCAGTCAAATCAGCTAAGTGTCCAAGAAGCAGGCTTACCTCCCACAGAAGGTGGTTTAAATTCATCTTCTGCTTCAAAAGTCAAGAGGAGACGAAAGTTTAGAATCTCTAAAGATAATGTCAGCTTAAAGGAGTTGTTGGATGTCAAGATATTGAAGAATTTAGTTTTGCAAAACAGTTGTGAAGATGATGAACCTGATTTAACCCCTGACGACAGTGAAAATTCAGTTTTGTTGTCACAGAAGAGAAGTATAAAGAGTTTAAAGTTGCCAATCCTTAAGGAGCTTGAAGATTCAACTACTTATAACAAGTTATCAAAATTGCATACAGATACAACTGATGGTGCTGGTAAGCAAGATCTGTTGATCATCAACTCGTGCTCCATTGATGATTCCCATGATGAGACCATAAAATCATTGCCTTGTCCAACACCAAGACGACTCAGTTTGGAAAAGATGAAATTAGTCGATCTAAGGGCCATGGCGAAGCAACACAATATGACAAAGTATCATAAGCTTCGAAAGGATGCTCTTGTCCAACAAATAGCTAAACAACTGGGCTGA
- the LOC104880097 gene encoding uncharacterized protein LOC104880097 isoform X2: MDWDLWGPSCSQVAPESSYPMHPGWQCDFYFGYGLDVIEEDALNEKSCVQVLRVLISKADTEIEELEKDLVILQSELAWAENREWSEICSTSLREKINCLDISIQSLKNENERDINVHLLMRREPAERIHEIIKVLLRRYCLENDEQRPVIIIKQSSSDMQEHATNLSDEKKKLSDFDSNIINVGRKESSTTIIERFTIFNSSLKPHGTKENCAEMVKAANITIENSGTDTSNQESGCSSENKKFSNSCFKITKEEVQHSSTPTPDIVILESSLKPEGNRGEVDEKAEPSSIVVEDFSLDALEHSNNNSDEKGKQCKLNTKDDPTVTDDYKILISSLKSGGKRKNYQKVVKPTNVVENSNSDAVRCEIGLDGKKKSYKSISRSDVLTQTNSGGADVKPKISNFPLKTVQEKTVNGSKVAASNKIDSAKSSPRPDKKSMTVQEVVISDNEHSAVNSLSELQDQIKKDTTELHPEEEGKPQAEKIQKAKTLANDQESILCPSLKSPKPKAKRKIQSNQLSVQEAGLPPTEGGLNSSSASKVKRRRKFRISKDNVSLKELLDVKILKNLVLQNSCEDDEPDLTPDDSENSVLLSQKRSIKSLKLPILKELEDSTTYNKLSKLHTDTTDGAGKQDLLIINSCSIDDSHDETIKSLPCPTPRRLSLEKMKLVDLRAMAKQHNMTKYHKLRKDALVQQIAKQLG, from the exons ATGGATTGGGATCTCTGGGGTCCGTCATGTAGCCAAG TTGCACCTGAAAGCAGTTACCCTATGCACCCTGGATGGCAGTGTGACTTTTACTTTGGTTATGGGCTTG ATGTCATAGAAGAAGATGCATTAAATGAGAAATCATGTGTACAAGTCCTGAGGGTATTGATATCAAAGGCAGATACTGAAATTGAAGAGCTGGAAAAAGATCTAGTAATCCTTCAAAGCGAACTAGCCTGGGCTGAAAACAGAGAATGGTCTGAAATATGCTCTACTTCTTTGAGAGAAAAGATCAATTGCCTTGATATTTCAATACAGAGtttaaagaatgaaaatgaacgTGATATTAATGTTCATTTACTAATGCGTAGAGAACCTGCTGAGAGAATTCATGAAATAATAAAGGTTCTACTCAGAAGATACTGCCTAGAGAATGATGAGCAG CGTCCAGTTATTATCATCAAACAGTCAAGCTCAGACATGCAGGAACATGCAACTAACCTTTCAGATGAGAAGAAAAAACTGAGCGACTTTGATTCAAATATCATTAATGTGGGGAGGAAAGAGTCAAGTACTACTATCATAGAACGATTTACAATCttcaattcatctttgaagCCTCAtggaacaaaagaaaattgtGCAGAAATGGTTAAG GCTGCAAATATTACCATAGAAAATTCCGGCACAGATACTTCTAATCAAGAATCTGGCTGCTCCAGTGAGAACAAGAAGTTTAGCAATTCTTGTTTCAAAATTACAAAAGAGGAAGTTCAACATAGTTCTACTCCCACTCCTGATATCGTAATCTTAGAATCGTCTTTGAAGCCAGAAGGCAACAGGGGAGAAGTAGATGAAAAGGCTGAG CCTTCAAGCATAGTTGTGGAAGATTTTAGTTTGGATGCTTTGGAGCATTCAAATAACAACTCTGATGAGAAGGGAAAACAGTGCAAGCTTAACACAAAAGACGATCCTACTGTTACAGATGATTATAAAATCTTAATTTCTTCTTTGAAGTCCGGAGGGAAGAGAAAAAATTATCAGAAAGTTGTTAAG CCTACAAATGTTGTGGAGAATTCCAATTCAGATGCTGTAAGATGCGAAATTGGCCTTGATGGGAAGAAAAAGTCATACAAATCTATTTCCAGATCAGATGTTTTGACGCAAACAAATAGTGGGGGCGCTGATGTAAAGCCGAAAATTAGCAACTTTCCTCTGAAAACTGTACAAGAAAAGACTGTCAATGGATCAAAGGTTGCTGCATCCAACAAGATCGATTCTGCAAAATCTTCTCCTAGGCCAGACAAGAAGAGTATGACAGTCCAAGAAGTAGTTATTAGTGATAATGAACACTCTGCTGTAAATTCACTTTCAGAACTGcaagatcaaataaaaaaagatactACCGAGCTGCATCCGGAGGAGGAAGGAAAACCACAAGCAGAGAAAATCCAGAAGGCTAAAACTCTTGCTAATGATCAAGAATCCATTTTGTGCCCATCCCTGAAGTCACCAAAACCAAAAGCCAAGAGGAAAATCCAGTCAAATCAGCTAAGTGTCCAAGAAGCAGGCTTACCTCCCACAGAAGGTGGTTTAAATTCATCTTCTGCTTCAAAAGTCAAGAGGAGACGAAAGTTTAGAATCTCTAAAGATAATGTCAGCTTAAAGGAGTTGTTGGATGTCAAGATATTGAAGAATTTAGTTTTGCAAAACAGTTGTGAAGATGATGAACCTGATTTAACCCCTGACGACAGTGAAAATTCAGTTTTGTTGTCACAGAAGAGAAGTATAAAGAGTTTAAAGTTGCCAATCCTTAAGGAGCTTGAAGATTCAACTACTTATAACAAGTTATCAAAATTGCATACAGATACAACTGATGGTGCTGGTAAGCAAGATCTGTTGATCATCAACTCGTGCTCCATTGATGATTCCCATGATGAGACCATAAAATCATTGCCTTGTCCAACACCAAGACGACTCAGTTTGGAAAAGATGAAATTAGTCGATCTAAGGGCCATGGCGAAGCAACACAATATGACAAAGTATCATAAGCTTCGAAAGGATGCTCTTGTCCAACAAATAGCTAAACAACTGGGCTGA
- the LOC100264021 gene encoding UDP-URONIC ACID TRANSPORTER 1: protein MSSSASSSSSSPSRRKALFISSLIILWYSSNIGVILLNKFLLSNYGFSFPIFLTMCHMSACAILSYVSIVFLKIAPLQALKSRAQFLKIATLSIVFCASVVGGNISLRYLPVSFNQAVGATTPFFTAVFAYLMTLKREAWVTYVALVPVVAGVVIASGGEPSFHLFGFIMCISATAARAFKSVLQGVLLSSEGEKLNSMNLLLYMSPIAVLVLLPAALIMEPNVLDATISLGKEHKFMWMLLLVNSAMAYSANLSNFLVTKHTSPLTLQVLGNAKGAVAVVISILIFQNPVTVVGISGYTITVLGVVAYGETKRRFK from the exons ATGTCTTCGTCAGcatcatcatcgtcatcatcTCCATCGAGGAGGAAAGCCTTATTCATAAGCTCACTCATAATCCTATGGTACTCATCCAACATTGGGGTCATTCTTCTCAACAAGTTCCTGCTCTCCAACTATGGCTTCAGCTTCCCAATCTTCCTCACAATGTGCCACATGTCTGCTTGTGCAATTCTCAGTTACGTCTCCAttgttttcttgaaaattgCGCCTCTGCAGGCCCTTAAATCTAGGGCTCAGTTCCTCAAGATTGCCACTCTCAGCATTGTATTCTGTGCCTCTGTTGTCGGTGGCAACATTTCGCTTCGGTATCTCCCTGTCTCCTTCAATCAGGCCGTCGGTGCAACCACGCCGTTTTTCACCGCCGTGTTTGCTTATTTGATGACCCTTAAGCGGGAGGCTTGGGTCACCTATGTTGCTCTTGTACCAGTTGTTGCCGGGGTCGTGATCGCAAGTGGg GGTGAGCCAAGTTTCCACTTGTTTGGATTTATAATGTGCATAAGTGCAACTGCTGCAAGGGCATTCAAATCTGTTCTTCAGGGTGTCCTACTTTCCTCTGAAGG GGAAAAGTTAAACTCCATGAATCTGTTGCTGTATATGTCTCCAATTGCAGTTCTAGTTTTATTGCCTGCTGCACTTATAATGGAACCCAATGTGTTAGATGCCACCATTTCACTTGGGAAGGAGCATAAATTCATGTGGATGCTTCTTTTGGTGAATTCAGCAATGGCCTATTCGGCCAATTTGTCCAACTTCTTGGTGACCAAGCATACAAGTCCTCTGACACTCCAG GTACTAGGCAATGCAAAAGGAGCTGTGGCTGTTGTCATATCAATACTTATATTCCAGAATCCAGTGACCGTTGTTGGGATTTCTGGCTACACAATTACCGTTCTTGGGGTTGTTGCTTATGGGGAAACCAAGCGGagatttaaatga
- the LOC104880097 gene encoding uncharacterized protein LOC104880097 isoform X1, with amino-acid sequence MDWDLWGPSCSQVAPESSYPMHPGWQCDFYFGYGLDVIEEDALNEKSCVQVLRVLISKADTEIEELEKDLVILQSELAWAENREWSEICSTSLREKINCLDISIQSLKNENERDINVHLLMRREPAERIHEIIKVLLRRYCLENDEQEQRPVIIIKQSSSDMQEHATNLSDEKKKLSDFDSNIINVGRKESSTTIIERFTIFNSSLKPHGTKENCAEMVKAANITIENSGTDTSNQESGCSSENKKFSNSCFKITKEEVQHSSTPTPDIVILESSLKPEGNRGEVDEKAEPSSIVVEDFSLDALEHSNNNSDEKGKQCKLNTKDDPTVTDDYKILISSLKSGGKRKNYQKVVKPTNVVENSNSDAVRCEIGLDGKKKSYKSISRSDVLTQTNSGGADVKPKISNFPLKTVQEKTVNGSKVAASNKIDSAKSSPRPDKKSMTVQEVVISDNEHSAVNSLSELQDQIKKDTTELHPEEEGKPQAEKIQKAKTLANDQESILCPSLKSPKPKAKRKIQSNQLSVQEAGLPPTEGGLNSSSASKVKRRRKFRISKDNVSLKELLDVKILKNLVLQNSCEDDEPDLTPDDSENSVLLSQKRSIKSLKLPILKELEDSTTYNKLSKLHTDTTDGAGKQDLLIINSCSIDDSHDETIKSLPCPTPRRLSLEKMKLVDLRAMAKQHNMTKYHKLRKDALVQQIAKQLG; translated from the exons ATGGATTGGGATCTCTGGGGTCCGTCATGTAGCCAAG TTGCACCTGAAAGCAGTTACCCTATGCACCCTGGATGGCAGTGTGACTTTTACTTTGGTTATGGGCTTG ATGTCATAGAAGAAGATGCATTAAATGAGAAATCATGTGTACAAGTCCTGAGGGTATTGATATCAAAGGCAGATACTGAAATTGAAGAGCTGGAAAAAGATCTAGTAATCCTTCAAAGCGAACTAGCCTGGGCTGAAAACAGAGAATGGTCTGAAATATGCTCTACTTCTTTGAGAGAAAAGATCAATTGCCTTGATATTTCAATACAGAGtttaaagaatgaaaatgaacgTGATATTAATGTTCATTTACTAATGCGTAGAGAACCTGCTGAGAGAATTCATGAAATAATAAAGGTTCTACTCAGAAGATACTGCCTAGAGAATGATGAGCAG GAGCAGCGTCCAGTTATTATCATCAAACAGTCAAGCTCAGACATGCAGGAACATGCAACTAACCTTTCAGATGAGAAGAAAAAACTGAGCGACTTTGATTCAAATATCATTAATGTGGGGAGGAAAGAGTCAAGTACTACTATCATAGAACGATTTACAATCttcaattcatctttgaagCCTCAtggaacaaaagaaaattgtGCAGAAATGGTTAAG GCTGCAAATATTACCATAGAAAATTCCGGCACAGATACTTCTAATCAAGAATCTGGCTGCTCCAGTGAGAACAAGAAGTTTAGCAATTCTTGTTTCAAAATTACAAAAGAGGAAGTTCAACATAGTTCTACTCCCACTCCTGATATCGTAATCTTAGAATCGTCTTTGAAGCCAGAAGGCAACAGGGGAGAAGTAGATGAAAAGGCTGAG CCTTCAAGCATAGTTGTGGAAGATTTTAGTTTGGATGCTTTGGAGCATTCAAATAACAACTCTGATGAGAAGGGAAAACAGTGCAAGCTTAACACAAAAGACGATCCTACTGTTACAGATGATTATAAAATCTTAATTTCTTCTTTGAAGTCCGGAGGGAAGAGAAAAAATTATCAGAAAGTTGTTAAG CCTACAAATGTTGTGGAGAATTCCAATTCAGATGCTGTAAGATGCGAAATTGGCCTTGATGGGAAGAAAAAGTCATACAAATCTATTTCCAGATCAGATGTTTTGACGCAAACAAATAGTGGGGGCGCTGATGTAAAGCCGAAAATTAGCAACTTTCCTCTGAAAACTGTACAAGAAAAGACTGTCAATGGATCAAAGGTTGCTGCATCCAACAAGATCGATTCTGCAAAATCTTCTCCTAGGCCAGACAAGAAGAGTATGACAGTCCAAGAAGTAGTTATTAGTGATAATGAACACTCTGCTGTAAATTCACTTTCAGAACTGcaagatcaaataaaaaaagatactACCGAGCTGCATCCGGAGGAGGAAGGAAAACCACAAGCAGAGAAAATCCAGAAGGCTAAAACTCTTGCTAATGATCAAGAATCCATTTTGTGCCCATCCCTGAAGTCACCAAAACCAAAAGCCAAGAGGAAAATCCAGTCAAATCAGCTAAGTGTCCAAGAAGCAGGCTTACCTCCCACAGAAGGTGGTTTAAATTCATCTTCTGCTTCAAAAGTCAAGAGGAGACGAAAGTTTAGAATCTCTAAAGATAATGTCAGCTTAAAGGAGTTGTTGGATGTCAAGATATTGAAGAATTTAGTTTTGCAAAACAGTTGTGAAGATGATGAACCTGATTTAACCCCTGACGACAGTGAAAATTCAGTTTTGTTGTCACAGAAGAGAAGTATAAAGAGTTTAAAGTTGCCAATCCTTAAGGAGCTTGAAGATTCAACTACTTATAACAAGTTATCAAAATTGCATACAGATACAACTGATGGTGCTGGTAAGCAAGATCTGTTGATCATCAACTCGTGCTCCATTGATGATTCCCATGATGAGACCATAAAATCATTGCCTTGTCCAACACCAAGACGACTCAGTTTGGAAAAGATGAAATTAGTCGATCTAAGGGCCATGGCGAAGCAACACAATATGACAAAGTATCATAAGCTTCGAAAGGATGCTCTTGTCCAACAAATAGCTAAACAACTGGGCTGA
- the LOC104880097 gene encoding uncharacterized protein LOC104880097 isoform X4 produces MDWDLWGPSCSQDVIEEDALNEKSCVQVLRVLISKADTEIEELEKDLVILQSELAWAENREWSEICSTSLREKINCLDISIQSLKNENERDINVHLLMRREPAERIHEIIKVLLRRYCLENDEQRPVIIIKQSSSDMQEHATNLSDEKKKLSDFDSNIINVGRKESSTTIIERFTIFNSSLKPHGTKENCAEMVKAANITIENSGTDTSNQESGCSSENKKFSNSCFKITKEEVQHSSTPTPDIVILESSLKPEGNRGEVDEKAEPSSIVVEDFSLDALEHSNNNSDEKGKQCKLNTKDDPTVTDDYKILISSLKSGGKRKNYQKVVKPTNVVENSNSDAVRCEIGLDGKKKSYKSISRSDVLTQTNSGGADVKPKISNFPLKTVQEKTVNGSKVAASNKIDSAKSSPRPDKKSMTVQEVVISDNEHSAVNSLSELQDQIKKDTTELHPEEEGKPQAEKIQKAKTLANDQESILCPSLKSPKPKAKRKIQSNQLSVQEAGLPPTEGGLNSSSASKVKRRRKFRISKDNVSLKELLDVKILKNLVLQNSCEDDEPDLTPDDSENSVLLSQKRSIKSLKLPILKELEDSTTYNKLSKLHTDTTDGAGKQDLLIINSCSIDDSHDETIKSLPCPTPRRLSLEKMKLVDLRAMAKQHNMTKYHKLRKDALVQQIAKQLG; encoded by the exons ATGGATTGGGATCTCTGGGGTCCGTCATGTAGCCAAG ATGTCATAGAAGAAGATGCATTAAATGAGAAATCATGTGTACAAGTCCTGAGGGTATTGATATCAAAGGCAGATACTGAAATTGAAGAGCTGGAAAAAGATCTAGTAATCCTTCAAAGCGAACTAGCCTGGGCTGAAAACAGAGAATGGTCTGAAATATGCTCTACTTCTTTGAGAGAAAAGATCAATTGCCTTGATATTTCAATACAGAGtttaaagaatgaaaatgaacgTGATATTAATGTTCATTTACTAATGCGTAGAGAACCTGCTGAGAGAATTCATGAAATAATAAAGGTTCTACTCAGAAGATACTGCCTAGAGAATGATGAGCAG CGTCCAGTTATTATCATCAAACAGTCAAGCTCAGACATGCAGGAACATGCAACTAACCTTTCAGATGAGAAGAAAAAACTGAGCGACTTTGATTCAAATATCATTAATGTGGGGAGGAAAGAGTCAAGTACTACTATCATAGAACGATTTACAATCttcaattcatctttgaagCCTCAtggaacaaaagaaaattgtGCAGAAATGGTTAAG GCTGCAAATATTACCATAGAAAATTCCGGCACAGATACTTCTAATCAAGAATCTGGCTGCTCCAGTGAGAACAAGAAGTTTAGCAATTCTTGTTTCAAAATTACAAAAGAGGAAGTTCAACATAGTTCTACTCCCACTCCTGATATCGTAATCTTAGAATCGTCTTTGAAGCCAGAAGGCAACAGGGGAGAAGTAGATGAAAAGGCTGAG CCTTCAAGCATAGTTGTGGAAGATTTTAGTTTGGATGCTTTGGAGCATTCAAATAACAACTCTGATGAGAAGGGAAAACAGTGCAAGCTTAACACAAAAGACGATCCTACTGTTACAGATGATTATAAAATCTTAATTTCTTCTTTGAAGTCCGGAGGGAAGAGAAAAAATTATCAGAAAGTTGTTAAG CCTACAAATGTTGTGGAGAATTCCAATTCAGATGCTGTAAGATGCGAAATTGGCCTTGATGGGAAGAAAAAGTCATACAAATCTATTTCCAGATCAGATGTTTTGACGCAAACAAATAGTGGGGGCGCTGATGTAAAGCCGAAAATTAGCAACTTTCCTCTGAAAACTGTACAAGAAAAGACTGTCAATGGATCAAAGGTTGCTGCATCCAACAAGATCGATTCTGCAAAATCTTCTCCTAGGCCAGACAAGAAGAGTATGACAGTCCAAGAAGTAGTTATTAGTGATAATGAACACTCTGCTGTAAATTCACTTTCAGAACTGcaagatcaaataaaaaaagatactACCGAGCTGCATCCGGAGGAGGAAGGAAAACCACAAGCAGAGAAAATCCAGAAGGCTAAAACTCTTGCTAATGATCAAGAATCCATTTTGTGCCCATCCCTGAAGTCACCAAAACCAAAAGCCAAGAGGAAAATCCAGTCAAATCAGCTAAGTGTCCAAGAAGCAGGCTTACCTCCCACAGAAGGTGGTTTAAATTCATCTTCTGCTTCAAAAGTCAAGAGGAGACGAAAGTTTAGAATCTCTAAAGATAATGTCAGCTTAAAGGAGTTGTTGGATGTCAAGATATTGAAGAATTTAGTTTTGCAAAACAGTTGTGAAGATGATGAACCTGATTTAACCCCTGACGACAGTGAAAATTCAGTTTTGTTGTCACAGAAGAGAAGTATAAAGAGTTTAAAGTTGCCAATCCTTAAGGAGCTTGAAGATTCAACTACTTATAACAAGTTATCAAAATTGCATACAGATACAACTGATGGTGCTGGTAAGCAAGATCTGTTGATCATCAACTCGTGCTCCATTGATGATTCCCATGATGAGACCATAAAATCATTGCCTTGTCCAACACCAAGACGACTCAGTTTGGAAAAGATGAAATTAGTCGATCTAAGGGCCATGGCGAAGCAACACAATATGACAAAGTATCATAAGCTTCGAAAGGATGCTCTTGTCCAACAAATAGCTAAACAACTGGGCTGA